One stretch of Miscanthus floridulus cultivar M001 chromosome 18, ASM1932011v1, whole genome shotgun sequence DNA includes these proteins:
- the LOC136521937 gene encoding uncharacterized protein codes for MQPRPPAGSPPRRGTPPSLLIPSSHSAFPAAADGDHDAAVSEHPYVTLQEWWLAIAEGDHQKIAVAGRFERDKELHDYSPAPIAKRHMPLLLETEDGTILCIDGDLNTSHTYRNGYSTKVCSDFLNGFPDSWQSCKPCNSRVDSTPFYLEKFDQGRRVHTEGINLISKFQDILGSFSHNDAVFQKSSHLLNGTPRFEEYTCDGDIATNENAAASSEAATGDQRTPVVTLEVHGCHKETQHMSLTEKAAVDEELPTPVYLDMQSNGTLILNQDAAASNDDNERCTATSKEGNNMEIGLVAGSPTRERSHDDIATHVSLAPAVECANNAVSELVHSTPATGTYHKKTPVASLKSQGSWRENQHIASNKKPVDWPQKQISPQEKCQSATRFPVTRNLVSYVLRSPPTRGKDTSRSMTTVEALNLKRSRSGRSGDDEGGEDAVARRRRPRVAVRKASMNKGDQPSSSRGRSNIGVRKSPLKKVPKPKLQGNEKGAAGHFLTRFSVHRIRKLVPDLVKDEDRKGWIALSGHGSLLSMSEFSIPVKLVKWIMQHIDPLLCEFRLDDKVIIFDRPLVCKILGFENGTEPLDLSGDVGRVFCNQYMDGNRAKLRKCIQVLKSSKDRDSFMRAFMLLALGSVYCPGTTNAVCLNYLHSLYDVSKIKEFDWAGHILEMLMEEVKKYQKLSPEQLERNHNIAGCLAILAIAYMDHLDIPKDLGTHQICYDVPRICNVSKKDFEFVMSVDMQSPKLHSYGRLPFRAVTLYSSPPSTTEHPMADEVHIHSSAASLDDWLHPSGSSNQSAQQVPPQYQPIITETNSLIGRDIDDLVEAMTADFKVKCKGIYKNRLGEMTVKLMNLTHQGPCSTCNATTTASISGAVPPSKDGLIADVIGLDLPAVPKWSESETDQRKKRKTE; via the exons ATGCAGCCCCGACccccggcgggcagccctccccGCCGCGGCACGCCACCGTCGCTGCTCATCCCTTCCTCCCACAGCGCgttccccgccgccgccgacggcgaCCATGACGCCGCCGTCTCCGAGCACCCCTAC GTCACGCTGCAAGAGTGGTGGCTGGCAATCGCGGAAGGGGACCACCAGAAGATCGCTGTCGCCGGGAGATTCGAACG GGATAAAGAACTTCATGACTACTCTCCTGCACCTATTGCGAAGCGTCATATGCCTCTTCTTCTTGAGACTGAGGATGGAACCATACTTTGCATCGATGGTGACCTCAATACTTCGCACACGTATCGCAATGGATATTCAACTAAG GTCTGTAGTGACTTCCTGAATGGATTTCCAGACTCGTGGCAAAGTTGCAAGCCGTGCAATTCTAGAGTGGACTCCACTCCATTTTACCTGGAGAAATTTGACCAGGGGAGACGTGTGCATACAGAAGGAATCAATTTAATTAGCAAATTTCAAGACATTTTGGGAAGTTTCTCACACAATGATGCTGTGTtccaaaaatcatcacatttattAAATGGAACACCCAGATTTGAAGAATATACTTGTGATGGTGATATCGCAACAAATGAAAATGCTGCTGCCTCAAGTGAAGCTGCCACAG GCGATCAGAGAACTCCAGTAGTAACATTGGAGGTTCATGGTTGCCATAAAGAGACTCAGCACATGTCATTGACTGAGAAGGCAGCAGTAGATGAAGAATTGCCAACTCCAGTTTATTTGGATATGCAATCAAATGGAACACTAATATTGAATCAAGACGCTGCTGCTTCAAATGATGACAATGAAAGATGCACAGCTACATCAAAAGAGGGGAACAACATGGAAATAGGCTTGGTTGCGGGCAGCCCTACAAGAGAAAGAAGCCATGATGACATTGCTACTCATGTTTCTTTAGCTCCTGCAGTGGAATGTGCTAATAATGCAGTCAGTGAATTGGTACACAGTACTCCAGCAACAGGCACAT ATCATAAAAAGACTCCTGTGGCTTCTTTGAAGAGTCAAGGTTCCTGGAGGGAAAATCAGCACATAGCTTCAAATAAGAAG CCTGTAGACTGGCCCCAGAAGCAAATATCACCACAAGAAAAGTGTCAGAGTGCTACAAGATTTCCAGTGACCAGGAACTTAGTTTCATAT GTGCTTCGGTCTCCGCCTACTCGTGGTAAGGACACGTCGCGGTCAATGACAACAGTTGAAGCTCTCAATCTTAAAAGAAGCAGATCAG GTCGCAGTGGCGACGATGAGGGTGGAGAGGATGCTGTTGCTAGGCGAAGGCGCCCTCGTGTGGCAGTGAGGAAGGCCTCCATGAACAAGGGAGACCAACCATCTTCTAGCAGAGGACGGAGCAACATAGGTGTGAGAAAATCTCCACTGAAGAAGGTCCCCAAGCCAAAGCTGCAAG GTAATGAGAAAGGAGCAGCTGGGCATTTTTTAACAAGATTTTCAGTTCATAGGATCCGTAAGCTTGTTCCTGATTTAGTTAAAGATGAAGATCGAAAGGGTTGGATTGCTCTGTCTGGGCATGGTTCTCTGCTGTCTATGTCTGAATTCTCTATTCCAGTAAAGCTAGTCAAGTGGATAATGCAACACATAGATCCTTTGTTGTGCGAGTTCAGGCTTGATGACAAGGTGATTATATTTGATCGCCCTCTGGTTTGCAAGATATTAGGCTTTGAAAATGGTACCGAACCTTTGGACCTATCTGGTGATGTTGGGAGGGTATTCTGTAATCAGTATATGGATGGCAATAGGGCTAAGCTGAGAAAGTGCATACAAGTGCTCAAATCAAGTAAGGATAGGGATTCGTTCATGAGGGCTTTCATGCTTCTAGCTTTGGGGTCAGTTTATTGTCCGGGTACAACAAATGCAGTGTGCTTGAATTATCTTCATAGCTTATATGATGTATCCAAGATCAAAGAATTCGATTGGGCTGGTCATATCCTAGAGATGTTGATGGAAGAGGTGAAGAAGTACCAGAAATTATCTCCTGAACAACTTGAGCGTAACCATAACATTGCAGGCTGTCTTGCAATTTTAGCG ATTGCGTACATGGATCATCTTGATATCCCAAAAGATCTTGGTACGCATCAAATTTGTTATGATGTACCTCGCATTTGCAATGTATCCAAAAAGGACTTTGAGTTTGTGATGAGTGTGGACATGCAGAGTCCCAAGTTGCATTCATATGGGAGGCTACCG TTTCGGGCTGTTACACTGTATTCGAGTCCCCCAAGTACAACCGAGCATCCTATGGCTGATGAAGTGCATATTCATAGTTCTGCAGCATCTCTGGATGATTGGCTGCACCCTTCAGGTTCCAGCAATCAAAGTGCACAGCAG GTGCCTCCTCAATACCAGCCCATTATCACAGAGACAAATTCTCTAATTGGGCGTGACATTGATGATCTTGTTGAGGCTATGACCGCAGATTTTAAGgtcaaatgcaagggcatataCAAGAACCGGTTGGGTGAGATGACAGTTAAGTTGATGAACCTAACCCATCAAGGTCCATGCAGCACTTGCAATGCAACCACCACGGCCTCTATAAGTGGTGCTGTGCCCCCTTCTAAG GATGGTTTGATCGCAGATGTCATTGGTCTAGATTTGCCAGCAGTGCCCAAAT ggagtgaatcagaaactgatcaaaggaagaaaagaaagactgAATGA